From Taeniopygia guttata chromosome 29, bTaeGut7.mat, whole genome shotgun sequence:
GCCGACGGACGCGGTGCGGAGTCCTGGCCTGGGCTTGGGCCACCACGAATGGCCAGTGGGGATCGCCGTGGTGGGACGGGAGAGGGGAACCCCAGTCCTCTGGCACCTCCAGTTCCACCGTCAGCCGCGGGCTCTGCTGGCCGAAGAGGCTCCGGACGGCTGCTCCGATGTCCAGCGTGGTCCAGCCGGGTCTCCGCACCTCCAGCCGCGTCTCGCTGGCCGCCGTCGAGTTCGCCCCCGCCGGGTCCGGCCGCAGGAGCCGGACGGTGACAGGCTGTGCCCCGTGGCCGGGACTGGCCCAGAACAGGTACAGGGTGGCCTGCTGGAGCTCCGTGCTCCCGGCCACCTCCTGGGAGAAGCGGAAATGCAGGCGGACGCTGTGGGAAGTGGAGGATCCTGCACAGAGAAGCAAGAGAAGAGTCAGGAGTGACGTGAAGAGGGGACTGATCCTGTTCCACCCCtgtcatggcagggacaccttccccaaTATTTCGAGTTGCTGCAAGCCTCgttcagcctggcctgggacaacttctctgggcaacctgtgcccaCCCTTACAGGGAGGagtttcttcccaaaatcccatttaaatctCTTCTTTTCCAATGTgacccattcccccttgtcctggcactccaggcccttgtccaaagtccctctccagctctcctggagcccatGTAGGTACtagaaggggctctgaggtttccccagagccttcccttcttccttggctgcagagctgctgctcctcctagCTGGGAAAGGGCTGCTGGGGCCATGAGAGCACTcggggctcctggcacagctctgcccatgAGGACACAACCCCCTGACCGCTCTGGGTTCACCCCCAGGCTCCATTCCAGCCAGGAGACAGCTCCCATTGTCCCCGAGTGAGGGAACACAACGTGCCACGGAGCAGCATTGTTCCTGCAGGGCTTTGAGGACACGGGGCCTGCGAGGGGAGAGGAGCCCCCCACCTCACCACGAGGAATTTGGGCTGGGAAAGTGAGGCTGCAGGATGCTCTGTGGGATCAGGTGGTGAGTCTGTGTCTCTCCAAGGAAAGCTGTCTGTGAGGAGTGGGATACTTTTTTTCCAgtggtgatattttttttttcaggactcCTGAGtgtgttttggggagttttCTCTTCCCAGAAGCAGCAGATTTTGGAGTGAAATGAGGCACCCAGTGCTTTGGGTGGGATGTGGAGGCACAGTGAGCTGTGCAGCTCCATCCACACGCTACGGGCTGACAGGAAACCGAGgctaaaaatcccattttggaAAACGTGGCCATATGACCCCTTCACCTCCAGCACAAGGGGGAGGGTTCAGCCGAAGCGGGCAGCAGGTGACACGGCAGAGCAGCACATCTGCACTCTGTGCCACCCTCCCACCCTGCGTGGTCCCCTTGGCAGGTTGGGgatccctcccagctcccagcacagcgTTCCCCCATCCCGCTGCCCATCCTGCatcccccccgtgccccccgtgccccccgcgACCCCCACCCACAGGATGCGGGTTTTACTCACCGGGCTCAGCGAAGCTCAGCACCTCGtaccggggccgggcagggacGCGGCGGTCCCGGAGCATCCCGGGGGTGGCGGCCGCGTCCCAGCGCTGTGCCCGCATCCTGCGGAGCGCGGTCAGGAGAGATCCCCGGGCCGGCGGCTGCGGCACGCTGGGTCTGCCCGGTAAACCGAGCTTGGCCAGGATGCTCTGCTTGGCCAGAGCCAGCAGCGCGTCCCGCTGCGCCCCGGGGGCCAGCGCGGCCACCCCGCAGGCCGGACACCACCCGCCCCCGGCCGCAGCCGTCCGGAGGAGGCTCGGGAGAAGGAGAGCCACCGTGAGCAACATCTCCCGTGGCCAGAGGTGACAGCGTGGGAGTCCAGCGGTGTCCCAGAAGCAGAACGGGATGAGGCGGAGGGAGAGGGAGCGGAGCAGAGTGGCAGAACTGGACTGAGCGGGAGCGCGGGGCGAGGATGGGCTCGTTCTCCTCCTGACGTGGCCACAAATATTGGCTGATCCCGGCGGAGATAAACGCCCCTGAGTCCCGCCGGAGCCGCCCGGGCCGCTCCGGTTAAGGTGGAGCCGGACCGACGGTGCTGCTGCTCGGGGGGCGCGGAGCGGGGACATCGAGGTCACCCCGGTGCCACCCCGGTGCCACCTCGGTGCCACCTCGGTGCCAccccggcggggcgcgggcagAGACGtggtggggacagcggggggatCCGGGGTGTCCTGGAGGTCCCCGTGCGGTATGGGGACCACGGAGGTGGGGCGGGAGGATCTCTGGAGGTCGGGGATCCTCAGAgaagggggattttggggggtcttggggtcGTTGGACATGGGAGACCCCGACCAATGGGAGATCCCGGGGGAT
This genomic window contains:
- the LOC100223012 gene encoding LOW QUALITY PROTEIN: inhibin beta C chain (The sequence of the model RefSeq protein was modified relative to this genomic sequence to represent the inferred CDS: inserted 1 base in 1 codon; deleted 1 base in 1 codon), giving the protein MSPLRAPRAAAPSVRLHLNRSXPGRLRRDSGAFISAGISQYLWPRQEENEPILAPRSRSVQFCHSAPLPLPPLIPFCFWDTAGLPRCHLWPREMLLTVALLLPSLLRTAAAGGGWCPACGVAALAPGAQRDALLALAKQSILAKLGLPGRPSVPQPPARGSLLTALRRMRAQRWDAAATPGMLRDRRVPARPRYEVLSFAEPGSSTSHSVRLHFRFSQEVAGSTELQQATLYLFWASPGHGAQPVTVRLLRPDPAGANSTAASETRLEVRRPGWTTLDIGAAVRSLFGQQSPRLTVELEVPEDWGSPLPSHHGDPHWPFVVAQAQARTPHRVRRRGVDCGAASRTCCRREFFVDFKEIGWEDWIIQPEGYHMNYCAGLCPLHMAAIPGLAASFHTAVLNRVKVASAAAAVDSCCVPTQRRPLSLLYYDRDSNIVKTDIPDMIVDSCGCT